The Streptococcus parasanguinis genomic sequence TCTTGCTCTGCCACTTCTACTTGAAGGTTTAACTCATCCAATTGTTTCTCAGAAACGACAGAAGGAGCTTGTGTCATTGGATCTGTCGCCTTGTTATTCTTAGGAAAGGCAATGACTTCCCGAATATTATCTTCACCTGCAAGAAGCATCACGAAGCGGTCCAAACCAATCGCCAATCCTCCATGTGGTGGGAAACCATAATCCATTGCTTCCAACAAGAAACCAAATTGTTCGTTGGCAGCTTCTTTTGTAAATCCAAGTGCCTTAAACATCCGTTCTTGTAAATCTTTATGATTAATCCGTAGGCTTCCTCCACCTAATTCATAGCCATTTAAGACGATATCATAGGCAATTGCTCGAACTTTTGAAAGATCTCCTTCCAATTCATGCTCTGTTTTAGCTTGTGGGAGTGTAAATGGATGGTGAGCAGACATATAACGGCCTTCTTCTTCAGACCATTCAAACATTGGCCAATCCACTACCCAAAGGAAGTTGTATTGATTGTTGTCAATCAAGTCAAGCTCTTTCGCAAGACGAACACGCAAAGCACCAAGCGTTGCATTGGCTACTTCAAGAGTATCTGCTACAAAGAGAACTAGATCTTTGTCTTCTAACTGTAAAGCAGCTGTCAAGTCACTTGTCAAGTCTGTCAAGAACTTCGCAACAGGACCGTTCAAAGTACCCTCAGCATATTTCACCCAAGCAAGACCTTTTGCACCGTATTGCTTCGCAACTTCTGTCAATTTATCGATATCTTTACGAGAGTAATGATCCGCTGCACCTTTGACGACAATCGCCTTAACTGCCGGAGCTTCTGAGAAGACTTTGAAATCTACACCCTTGACAAGTTCTGTCAAGTCTTGGAGCAACATTTCAAAACGTGTATCTGGTTTATCTGAACCATACAAGGCCATGGCATCATCATAATTCATCCGTGGGAATGGGAGTGTTACTTCAATTCCCTTGGTTTCTTTCATGACACGTGAAATCAAGCCTTCTGTGATATCCTGGATTTCTTGATCACTCAAGAAAGAAGTTTCCAAGTCGACTTGTGTAAACTCAGGTTGACGGTCTCCCCGTAAATCCTCATCACGGAAACACTTCACGATTTGATAATAGCGATCAAATCCAGCATTCATCAACAATTGTTTTGTAATTTGAGGACTTTGAGGAAGGGCATAGAAATGACCCTTATTGACACGGGAAGGAACCAAGTAGTCACGTGCTCCTTCTGGAGTTGACTTAGAAAGAAACGGTGTTTCCACATCAATAAATTCTAATTCATCCAAGTAATTGCGGATTGAATGGGTTACTTTTGCACGGAGTTTGAGGTTTTCCAACATCTCAGGACGACGAAGGTCTAAGTAGCGGTAACGAAGACGGGTATCATCATTGGCTTCAATTCCGTCCTTGATTTCAAATGGTGTAGTTTTTGCAGTATTGAGAACCGTAATAGCTTCCACTTTGAGTTCTACTGCTCCTGTAGGCAAGTTTGGATTAGCTTGTTCACGAGCTTCTACAAGACCTGTCACTTCTACAACATATTCACTACGGATGCTTTCAGCTGTAGCCATTACTTCTGCACTAACTGTTTCTGGATTGATCACCAATTGCATGATTCCTTCGCGGTCGCGTAGATCGATAAAGATCAAACCACCCAAGTCACGACGACGGCTAACCCATCCTTTCAAGGTAATACGAGTTCCAATGTGTTCTTCACGAACACGTCCAGCATACATTGAACGTTTCATTTCTAATTAATCTCCAAACTAATATTCTTCCTTCTATTTTACCATAAAGACCAGCAGAAAGTGGCCTTTAGCTCAACTTTTTCAGTCACCAACTTCTTTAGTTATCGTGGCTCTCTTCTTTCTTTTTGGGATCATCGTAGAGAGTGGGTGCTAGCACCTTCATTAAAGTCGCCGTCCCAAATCGCAAGACAGCTGCTGCTAGTCCAAAAATAGGGGATAGGTAGCGGAAAAAGAAATCTCCCCTAAGTACATAGGTCATGCCACCCACAATAAAAAAGATCACAATTCCCTGAACGATTGCGTAAAACCAAATTTTTTTCACACTATTCTCCTTTTCACAAACCAGCTGACTTATCCACTGTTTTTTATCACTTATCCACAAAAATGTGGATAACTTTCACCTTTTGCTCCCTCAAAAGAGGAAGTGTCATCAGCACCAGGACTTGTTTTCATCCATTTACAAGGAAGTTTCCCACAGCCTGTGGATAACTCTCTTGCTCGTTTGTGACTTTCTCGTCACTTTCCTCACAAATCAAGGAGCCAGGATTTGATCCTGCCCCCTTTGATCAAGCATTATTTAAATTCGTCTGGTGTCCCTTTATATTGAGCCCAGTCTTTACTGAAGAAGCGATCATTTAGATGGTAAGTTGGTGCTTTTTCAGCCTTTGTGACAAAGGGATTGACCGCTTTATCAAAGGCTAGCCAACCATTCCATCCCATATGAATCGTATCTTCCATAAAGTAAGGCTGATCACCATCTTTAGAAAAGTCTGCAATATAGGTGAATCCTTGACTTTCCAATTGGTAACGAATCTTTTGAACAGCCTGTTCATACTTTTCTTGGCTCAAGCCTGTGTATTTCATCCATTTGGCATTAACTGGAGGAATGACAAAGATAACATTGGTCCGAGATTTAGCAAACTGGTCTAGAACCAATTGCAAGTCATTGTACTCAGGAGATTGAACATAGGATTCGTTTTTTTGGAAACCTTTTAGTTTCTTCAACTTCATTTTTAAACGAGTATTGTAAAAATGATTGCTGATTCCAAGGTCGTTGTTATTAGTCTTGACTTTTGCTTCAGCCGTTGCAATTTCTTCCAATTTCTCATATGAGAATTGATCTGGTAAATCTTGTAG encodes the following:
- the aspS gene encoding aspartate--tRNA ligase, producing MKRSMYAGRVREEHIGTRITLKGWVSRRRDLGGLIFIDLRDREGIMQLVINPETVSAEVMATAESIRSEYVVEVTGLVEAREQANPNLPTGAVELKVEAITVLNTAKTTPFEIKDGIEANDDTRLRYRYLDLRRPEMLENLKLRAKVTHSIRNYLDELEFIDVETPFLSKSTPEGARDYLVPSRVNKGHFYALPQSPQITKQLLMNAGFDRYYQIVKCFRDEDLRGDRQPEFTQVDLETSFLSDQEIQDITEGLISRVMKETKGIEVTLPFPRMNYDDAMALYGSDKPDTRFEMLLQDLTELVKGVDFKVFSEAPAVKAIVVKGAADHYSRKDIDKLTEVAKQYGAKGLAWVKYAEGTLNGPVAKFLTDLTSDLTAALQLEDKDLVLFVADTLEVANATLGALRVRLAKELDLIDNNQYNFLWVVDWPMFEWSEEEGRYMSAHHPFTLPQAKTEHELEGDLSKVRAIAYDIVLNGYELGGGSLRINHKDLQERMFKALGFTKEAANEQFGFLLEAMDYGFPPHGGLAIGLDRFVMLLAGEDNIREVIAFPKNNKATDPMTQAPSVVSEKQLDELNLQVEVAEQE